One Mesorhizobium loti genomic window carries:
- a CDS encoding radical activating enzyme, with the protein MTCALHPGIRVSEIFGPTIQGEGVLIGLPTVFVRTGGCDYRCSWCDSLHAVDRRFRHDWEMMSPDAVWQKVIALSGGQPVMVSLSGGNPAIQPLGQLIDRRHGEGYRFALETQGSVSKQWFADLDVLVLSPKPPSSEMTTDWAAFDACLEAAQDKPQTALKLVVFDEDDYAYAKDAAARYPQLPVYLQPGNHTPPRPGNEDAFIDMAGVMRRMEWLVEKVTRDRWFEARVLPQLHVLLWGNKRGV; encoded by the coding sequence ATGACTTGCGCGTTGCATCCCGGAATCCGGGTGAGCGAGATTTTTGGGCCGACCATTCAGGGCGAAGGCGTGCTGATCGGCTTGCCGACGGTGTTCGTAAGAACCGGCGGGTGCGATTATCGCTGTTCCTGGTGCGACAGCCTGCATGCGGTGGACCGTCGCTTCCGCCATGATTGGGAGATGATGTCTCCCGACGCGGTTTGGCAAAAGGTCATTGCACTTTCCGGCGGTCAGCCCGTGATGGTATCGCTGTCGGGCGGCAATCCGGCCATCCAGCCGCTTGGCCAGTTGATCGACCGCAGGCATGGTGAGGGGTACCGTTTTGCATTGGAAACCCAAGGTTCGGTGTCTAAGCAATGGTTCGCGGATCTCGACGTGCTGGTACTCAGCCCCAAGCCGCCCTCAAGTGAAATGACGACAGATTGGGCCGCGTTCGACGCCTGCTTAGAGGCGGCGCAGGATAAGCCGCAGACGGCGCTCAAGCTCGTCGTCTTCGACGAAGATGACTATGCCTATGCCAAAGACGCCGCGGCGCGCTACCCGCAATTACCCGTCTATCTGCAGCCCGGCAATCACACGCCGCCGCGTCCCGGCAACGAAGACGCGTTCATCGACATGGCCGGTGTGATGAGGCGCATGGAATGGCTGGTTGAAAAAGTGACCCGTGACAGGTGGTTCGAGGCGCGTGTACTGCCGCAGCTTCATGTTCTGCTCTGGGGAAACAAACGGGGCGTCTAG
- a CDS encoding 6-pyruvoyl tetrahydrobiopterin synthase, with the protein MFRITKEFHFSASHQLTSLPPDHQCARLQGHNYIVVVELSGGELDEHGFVRDYQDLAAFKHYIDGTFDHRHLNDVLGHDHATAECLARHFYDWCKVRLPETSAVRVSETPKTWAEYRP; encoded by the coding sequence ATGTTCCGCATTACCAAAGAGTTCCACTTCTCGGCCTCGCATCAGCTCACCTCCTTGCCACCAGATCATCAGTGCGCACGTCTGCAAGGCCACAACTACATCGTCGTAGTGGAGCTTTCAGGTGGCGAACTGGACGAACACGGCTTTGTGCGCGACTACCAAGATCTGGCGGCGTTCAAGCACTACATCGATGGGACGTTCGACCATCGGCATCTTAACGACGTGCTGGGGCATGACCATGCCACAGCGGAATGTCTGGCCAGGCACTTCTACGACTGGTGCAAGGTGCGGCTACCCGAAACCTCCGCCGTGCGGGTGAGCGAGACGCCGAAAACCTGGGCGGAATACCGACCATGA
- a CDS encoding succinoglycan biosynthesis regulator exsB → MNALVICSGGLDSVSLAHKVATEQKLIGLLSFDYGQRHKKELGFAAICAKRLAVPHQIVDIRDVGRNLSGSALTDNVDVPDGHYAEDSMRITVVPNRNAIMLAIAFGVAAAQKADAVATAVHGGDHFIYPDCRPAFIDAFQTMQNHALAGYADIRLYAPYVNMSKADIVSEGAKYATPFEATWSCYKGGARHCGRCGTCVERREAFDLAGITDPTDYEDADFWLHAIQTRSA, encoded by the coding sequence ATGAATGCCCTCGTCATCTGCTCCGGCGGATTGGACTCTGTTTCGCTCGCTCACAAGGTGGCGACCGAGCAGAAACTCATTGGCCTGCTTTCGTTCGATTACGGCCAGAGGCACAAAAAGGAACTCGGCTTTGCCGCTATCTGCGCCAAGCGGCTGGCTGTTCCGCACCAGATCGTCGATATCCGCGATGTTGGCCGGAACCTGAGCGGCTCGGCGCTGACTGATAATGTGGACGTGCCCGACGGGCACTATGCCGAAGACTCCATGAGGATCACGGTGGTGCCGAATAGGAACGCCATCATGCTGGCCATCGCCTTCGGGGTTGCCGCCGCGCAGAAGGCCGATGCGGTGGCCACTGCCGTCCACGGCGGAGATCATTTCATCTATCCCGATTGCCGGCCCGCTTTTATCGACGCCTTTCAGACGATGCAGAACCATGCCCTCGCAGGCTACGCCGATATCCGCCTGTACGCTCCGTATGTGAATATGTCGAAGGCCGACATCGTCAGCGAGGGGGCAAAGTACGCCACACCGTTCGAGGCGACGTGGTCCTGCTACAAGGGCGGTGCACGTCATTGCGGTCGCTGCGGGACATGCGTCGAACGGCGCGAAGCATTCGATCTGGCCGGCATCACCGACCCGACAGATTATGAGGACGCAGACTTCTGGCTCCACGCTATCCAGACAAGGAGCGCGTGA
- a CDS encoding Stage II sporulation protein P has product MLLRHGSDFCIIYTPIYAVPASAPQRSKIRDKSRASHLGDADNKVRALNRVHPIHKTGSVE; this is encoded by the coding sequence ATGCTGCTGCGCCACGGCAGTGATTTCTGCATCATCTATACGCCTATATACGCAGTGCCGGCGTCAGCACCCCAGCGGTCGAAGATACGCGACAAGTCGCGTGCAAGTCATCTTGGGGACGCTGACAACAAGGTACGTGCGCTCAATCGCGTCCACCCCATTCACAAAACCGGCTCCGTGGAGTAG
- a CDS encoding filamentation induced by cAMP protein fic: MVFPVSAAILDQIDEYRRVLESNSKRLLPLVEWEPTPQFNVRVLNDTGDFYRYFDATPHAEFLYACLRRTIERYLPYETAFLQRYDQFRQQVNAFIDTPKRLIDLLFRFLNQNGGPYRAAPSERNSRL; the protein is encoded by the coding sequence GTGGTGTTTCCCGTCTCGGCCGCGATCCTGGACCAGATCGACGAGTACAGGCGCGTGCTGGAGAGCAATTCGAAGCGCCTTCTGCCATTGGTCGAATGGGAACCGACGCCGCAATTCAACGTCCGGGTGCTGAATGACACCGGGGATTTCTACCGATACTTCGATGCAACCCCGCACGCCGAATTTCTTTATGCCTGCCTTCGGCGGACGATCGAACGGTACCTTCCTTACGAAACAGCTTTTCTGCAGCGCTACGATCAATTCCGGCAACAGGTGAATGCCTTTATCGACACGCCCAAGCGGCTGATCGATCTGCTCTTCCGTTTCCTTAACCAGAATGGTGGCCCCTATCGAGCCGCGCCCTCGGAAAGGAATTCCCGGCTCTGA
- a CDS encoding NoeK phosphomannomutase → MHREEAIASYRERAHDMLEPGSLSGMRLGVYQHSSVAAELLVQVLRSLGASVVAVGKTGTFVPVDTEAVDAATIAKLKKWVREFGLDAIVSTDADADRPLIADENGDLLRGDLVGLATALFLKADTIVTPVTSNSGISKALGFAVQRTKVGSPFVIEAMEALHGAGGVIVGFEANGGVLLGSDCVVNGKTLTALPTRDSFLPILAVLSTMASTKKKLSRLRGLWNLPVCASDRLQNFPAESSRRLMDHLASRNALQHFLASFGTVAEIDETDGLRARMLSGEIIHLRPSGNAPELRCYSEASTESRAMAIVASTLQGAHAFALTDEIEDLR, encoded by the coding sequence ATGCACCGTGAAGAAGCGATCGCCTCTTATCGAGAGCGCGCCCATGACATGCTGGAGCCGGGCTCACTTTCCGGCATGAGACTTGGTGTCTATCAGCACAGTTCGGTCGCGGCGGAACTGTTGGTACAGGTTCTTCGATCGCTCGGTGCCAGCGTGGTCGCCGTCGGGAAAACCGGGACCTTCGTACCTGTCGATACCGAAGCCGTGGACGCAGCAACAATCGCAAAATTGAAGAAGTGGGTCCGCGAATTCGGTCTCGATGCCATCGTGTCGACCGATGCGGACGCTGATCGGCCACTCATCGCTGATGAAAATGGCGATCTTCTTCGCGGCGACCTGGTTGGGCTTGCAACGGCTCTTTTCCTGAAGGCAGACACGATCGTGACGCCAGTGACCTCCAATTCGGGAATTTCGAAGGCCTTGGGTTTCGCGGTCCAGAGGACGAAAGTCGGGTCTCCATTTGTCATTGAAGCAATGGAAGCATTACACGGCGCCGGCGGCGTCATCGTCGGCTTTGAGGCCAATGGTGGTGTTCTGCTGGGCTCGGATTGTGTCGTGAATGGGAAGACATTGACTGCACTGCCGACGCGGGACTCATTCCTCCCGATTTTGGCCGTCCTCAGTACCATGGCGTCGACAAAAAAGAAGCTGTCGCGACTGCGCGGGCTTTGGAATCTTCCTGTGTGCGCCAGTGACCGGCTTCAGAACTTCCCCGCGGAAAGTTCGCGCAGATTGATGGATCATCTCGCAAGCCGGAACGCACTGCAGCACTTTCTTGCCTCGTTCGGGACCGTCGCCGAAATTGACGAAACCGATGGCCTCAGGGCGCGGATGCTTTCAGGTGAGATCATACATCTGCGGCCTTCCGGCAATGCCCCGGAACTGCGCTGCTACTCGGAAGCTTCGACCGAGAGCAGGGCCATGGCGATCGTCGCCTCGACGCTGCAAGGGGCACATGCGTTCGCGCTTACAGACGAGATAGAGGACCTTCGATGA
- a CDS encoding NoeJ phosphomannose isomerase/GDP-mannose pyrophosphorylase has translation MKVVPVIISGGAGSRLWPASRQSHPKPFLKVADGLSLIQHTVLRAASIQHVVELVTVTSTGHLFLTRDVFDELDSVVLPRTFLLEPEGRDTAAAVAAATVHAKATQGPDAVLCVFPADHMIGDLPAFQTAMNRAIEQAHQGRIATLGITPDRPDTAFGYIEADGEKVVRFVEKPNAETAKSYVASKRFFWNAGIFCFKAQVMLDEMAAHCPQVIDAVLDSYDNARVSHGEHVASVELSSEHFAMAPRISLDHAVMEKTHNLAVVPCEMGWNDIGSWNAMAELVAADGSGNRIRGDVHVVDTVGSYISSDKRVIGTVGISDLVIVDSPDALLVASRDRVQDVKKLFEGLKAAGHEAHLLHSTVHRPWGTYTVLEESERFKIKRIEVKPGGRLSLQMHHHRSEHWVVVSGTAKIVNGDQELLLTTNQSTYIPCGHKHRLENPGNIGLVMIEVQSGEYLGEDDIVRLEDVYGRT, from the coding sequence ATGAAAGTGGTTCCGGTCATCATCAGCGGTGGAGCTGGTTCGCGGCTCTGGCCCGCCTCAAGGCAATCGCACCCCAAACCTTTCCTCAAGGTGGCGGATGGACTTTCGCTCATCCAGCACACCGTGTTGCGCGCCGCTTCGATCCAGCATGTCGTGGAGCTTGTTACCGTGACGTCCACGGGGCACCTCTTCCTTACGAGAGACGTTTTCGACGAGCTGGATTCCGTTGTTTTGCCACGCACCTTTCTGCTTGAGCCTGAGGGTCGGGATACCGCCGCCGCCGTCGCTGCGGCAACCGTCCATGCCAAGGCAACACAGGGTCCCGATGCTGTTCTGTGTGTTTTTCCCGCCGACCATATGATTGGTGATCTGCCCGCATTTCAAACCGCCATGAACCGGGCAATCGAACAGGCGCACCAGGGGCGTATCGCAACCTTGGGCATAACCCCGGATAGGCCAGACACCGCATTCGGCTACATCGAGGCCGACGGTGAGAAAGTTGTCCGGTTCGTCGAGAAACCGAACGCCGAGACTGCCAAATCTTATGTCGCGTCCAAACGTTTCTTCTGGAACGCCGGCATCTTCTGCTTCAAGGCGCAGGTCATGCTCGACGAAATGGCTGCGCATTGCCCGCAGGTGATCGATGCCGTTCTCGATAGCTATGATAATGCTCGCGTCAGCCACGGCGAACATGTTGCCAGCGTCGAACTCTCATCTGAGCACTTCGCCATGGCGCCGCGTATTTCACTCGACCATGCGGTGATGGAAAAAACCCACAATCTGGCTGTCGTTCCCTGCGAAATGGGGTGGAACGACATTGGATCTTGGAACGCAATGGCCGAACTGGTCGCCGCTGACGGGAGCGGCAACAGGATTCGCGGCGATGTCCATGTGGTCGACACCGTGGGCAGTTACATAAGCTCGGACAAACGCGTCATCGGCACCGTCGGCATCAGCGACCTGGTGATCGTGGATTCCCCCGATGCATTGCTGGTTGCATCCCGCGATCGCGTCCAGGACGTCAAGAAACTCTTCGAGGGACTCAAGGCTGCGGGACATGAAGCGCACTTGCTTCACAGTACCGTGCACCGGCCCTGGGGCACCTACACGGTTCTGGAGGAAAGCGAGCGCTTCAAGATCAAGCGCATCGAGGTGAAGCCGGGCGGACGCTTGAGCCTGCAGATGCACCATCACCGCTCCGAGCACTGGGTCGTGGTCAGCGGCACTGCGAAAATAGTCAACGGCGACCAGGAGCTACTCCTGACCACTAATCAATCCACCTATATCCCTTGCGGCCACAAACACCGGCTCGAAAACCCCGGCAATATCGGACTGGTGATGATCGAGGTCCAAAGCGGCGAGTATCTCGGCGAAGATGACATCGTGCGGCTTGAGGACGTATACGGTCGAACGTGA
- a CDS encoding cytochrome c peroxidase → MKILFTTVAVALPAIAFAAQTIPVYLRETARATFKPLPSITPTVANNPITPEKIALGKAMFFDPRVSASGVLSCNSCHNLATGGDDNQESSIGHGWQKGPRNAPTVLNAVFNIAQFWDGRAEDLKVQAKAPIQAAVEMANTPGQLIATLKSMPQYVEWFNSAFPGEADRVTFENVAKAIEAFEATLVTPAPFDAFLNGDDAAMTSEQKQGLTLFMDKGCSSCHGGINVGGEGYSPFGLVEKPNTDVLPENDKGRFAVTHEADDSYVFRVAPLRNVALTAPYFHSGKVWDLKQAVAIMGTTQLGQELTEKEVDLLVAFLNSLTGKVPEVAYPVLPAETPTTPRPVLHILPQ, encoded by the coding sequence GTGAAAATCCTATTCACTACGGTGGCTGTCGCGTTGCCGGCCATCGCTTTTGCTGCGCAAACGATCCCCGTATACCTCAGAGAAACAGCACGGGCCACCTTCAAGCCTCTACCATCCATCACGCCGACAGTCGCCAACAACCCGATCACACCGGAGAAGATAGCCCTAGGCAAGGCAATGTTCTTCGATCCACGCGTCTCGGCGTCAGGCGTCTTGTCGTGCAATTCGTGCCACAACTTGGCCACCGGGGGCGACGACAATCAAGAAAGCTCGATCGGCCATGGTTGGCAGAAGGGACCGCGCAACGCGCCGACGGTACTGAACGCTGTCTTCAACATAGCGCAGTTCTGGGATGGTCGTGCTGAAGACCTGAAGGTTCAGGCCAAGGCACCGATCCAAGCCGCTGTCGAAATGGCCAACACACCAGGTCAACTCATCGCCACGCTCAAGTCGATGCCGCAATATGTCGAGTGGTTCAATTCAGCTTTCCCGGGCGAAGCCGATCGCGTCACCTTCGAAAACGTCGCCAAGGCAATCGAAGCCTTTGAGGCGACACTGGTCACACCGGCGCCCTTCGATGCCTTCCTCAACGGCGATGACGCCGCTATGACTTCCGAGCAGAAACAGGGCCTGACGCTTTTCATGGACAAAGGCTGCTCGTCCTGCCACGGCGGTATCAACGTGGGTGGGGAGGGCTATTCCCCATTCGGCCTCGTTGAAAAGCCCAACACCGATGTCCTGCCGGAAAACGACAAAGGCCGATTTGCCGTGACCCATGAAGCCGACGATTCCTATGTTTTCCGCGTGGCGCCGTTGCGCAACGTAGCACTCACCGCGCCATACTTTCATTCGGGCAAGGTTTGGGATCTGAAACAGGCCGTCGCCATTATGGGGACCACCCAGCTCGGCCAAGAATTGACGGAAAAAGAAGTCGACCTGCTCGTTGCCTTCCTTAATTCGCTGACCGGAAAAGTACCGGAGGTCGCCTATCCCGTCTTACCCGCCGAAACGCCGACAACGCCTCGACCTGTATTGCATATCCTCCCGCAATGA
- a CDS encoding transcriptional regulator yields the protein MRRQTRPFTVEVKQKRNYQKRGHSIWSDVDLSAAIADTTRELKDMDLPNRRLIDSNVIALDAEHAHKPRAEYLMANPLEAESVEAATEHAPKGRTPETKKKTQPSRKAKTDPGRKNGANAASPAEATATAAAVRSARKVYSGKERAQMLAQVETSISGGTTLKSAVKQAGISEQTYYHWKKAAAPRSDGDDLKDLVALEKENKRLKSLLAERLRTENAELKRKLGLQ from the coding sequence ATGAGGCGGCAGACCCGACCGTTCACTGTGGAGGTCAAACAAAAGCGCAATTATCAAAAACGGGGCCATTCCATCTGGAGCGATGTCGATCTCTCCGCGGCTATAGCCGACACAACAAGGGAGCTCAAAGATATGGATCTGCCAAATCGTCGGCTGATTGACTCTAATGTCATAGCCCTTGATGCTGAACACGCCCACAAACCGCGAGCGGAGTATCTCATGGCAAATCCCCTAGAAGCTGAATCAGTAGAAGCTGCAACCGAACACGCTCCCAAAGGAAGGACGCCGGAAACGAAGAAGAAAACCCAACCTTCGCGGAAGGCCAAGACTGATCCTGGTCGCAAGAATGGCGCCAATGCGGCGTCCCCGGCGGAAGCAACAGCAACAGCAGCGGCCGTGCGGAGCGCCCGGAAGGTCTACTCCGGAAAAGAGCGCGCCCAAATGCTCGCTCAGGTCGAGACGTCGATCAGCGGCGGCACCACTCTCAAGAGCGCCGTAAAGCAGGCGGGTATATCGGAACAGACCTATTATCACTGGAAGAAGGCCGCGGCGCCTAGATCCGATGGCGACGATCTGAAGGACCTGGTCGCCCTCGAGAAAGAAAACAAGCGATTGAAGAGCCTGCTCGCGGAACGCCTACGCACAGAGAACGCGGAACTGAAGAGGAAGCTAGGACTGCAATAA
- a CDS encoding succinate-semialdehyde dehydrogenase produces the protein MKGDDGLTVTQSLTRRLKNPELFDDLAGVPGRKAEQSTRRFSVFNPSTGELLAELPDMDVRDVSKAIDKAEAAQEHWAALTARERSDILWEWHQLILDHSEDLAAILTAEMGKPLAEAKSEIAHAAAYLQWYAEEANRIYGETISPPSNDRRMLVIKQPIGVVGAITPWNFPASMVARKISPALAAGCAIVLKPAEQTPLVAGAMFTLARMAGFPDGVLNLIYASEGDAVGRELCSNPKVRKISFTGSTEVGRLLMRECSDQIKRTSFELGGNAPFIVFDDADVDAAVDGALQAKFRNAGQTCVSANRLYVQSSVYNEFCDKFTKRVSALRVGDGFEPEVAIGPLIDKCALAKIEDHIRDAVRQGGKIRCGGNRIGESGTFFEPTVITDVERTMRVAQEETFGPLAPIIRFNDPDQVVREANDTIYGLAAYFYASNLKRVWRVAEALEYGMVGINTGRMSSEAAPFGGMKQSGIGREGSRHGLEDYLEMKYLCMGGL, from the coding sequence ATGAAGGGGGACGACGGTTTGACCGTGACACAGTCGCTGACGAGACGTCTCAAAAATCCCGAGCTATTTGACGATCTGGCCGGTGTGCCTGGTCGGAAGGCGGAGCAATCCACGAGGCGTTTTTCGGTGTTCAATCCCTCAACGGGCGAGCTGTTGGCTGAGCTTCCAGATATGGATGTCCGGGACGTTTCCAAGGCAATCGATAAGGCTGAAGCTGCGCAGGAACATTGGGCGGCGCTCACCGCGCGCGAGCGCTCCGACATCTTATGGGAATGGCACCAACTGATCCTCGACCACAGCGAGGATCTTGCAGCCATTTTGACGGCTGAAATGGGTAAGCCGCTTGCAGAGGCGAAGTCTGAAATCGCCCATGCCGCAGCCTACCTCCAATGGTATGCCGAGGAGGCCAATCGCATCTATGGCGAGACGATTTCGCCGCCTTCTAACGACAGGCGTATGCTGGTAATCAAACAGCCGATCGGTGTTGTCGGCGCCATTACTCCTTGGAATTTTCCCGCCTCGATGGTGGCTCGCAAGATTTCGCCTGCGCTTGCCGCCGGCTGCGCGATTGTTCTGAAACCCGCGGAGCAAACACCGCTTGTCGCGGGTGCTATGTTCACGCTTGCCCGGATGGCAGGTTTTCCCGATGGCGTTCTAAACTTGATCTACGCATCGGAAGGCGATGCGGTTGGGCGTGAACTTTGCTCGAACCCGAAGGTCCGCAAGATCAGCTTCACTGGGTCGACCGAGGTCGGGCGGCTACTCATGAGGGAGTGTTCGGATCAGATCAAAAGAACCAGCTTCGAACTTGGTGGTAACGCTCCTTTCATTGTTTTTGATGATGCAGACGTCGACGCTGCCGTCGATGGTGCGCTACAGGCAAAGTTTCGGAATGCAGGCCAGACCTGCGTTTCAGCCAATCGGCTTTACGTACAGTCCAGCGTGTATAATGAATTCTGCGACAAATTCACCAAGCGCGTCAGTGCATTGCGCGTCGGTGACGGTTTCGAGCCAGAAGTTGCGATCGGTCCCCTGATCGATAAGTGCGCGCTTGCAAAGATTGAAGATCATATTCGCGATGCTGTGCGGCAGGGTGGGAAGATCCGTTGCGGTGGCAACCGTATCGGCGAATCGGGAACCTTCTTCGAGCCCACGGTGATCACCGACGTCGAAAGGACAATGCGGGTCGCTCAGGAAGAAACCTTCGGACCGCTGGCTCCCATAATCCGCTTCAACGATCCCGACCAGGTGGTGCGCGAGGCGAATGACACGATTTACGGTCTTGCAGCCTACTTCTACGCTTCCAATCTAAAGCGCGTGTGGCGCGTGGCTGAAGCCCTCGAATACGGAATGGTCGGCATCAATACGGGACGCATGTCATCCGAGGCCGCACCCTTTGGCGGAATGAAGCAATCAGGGATCGGTCGTGAGGGGTCGCGCCACGGCCTCGAGGATTATCTCGAAATGAAGTACCTGTGCATGGGTGGGCTATAA